GCAATAAGATCACCCATGTCATTTTTCACATTTAGCCAGGTAAACTGCTCAGGCGACAGTTTATAGAGTTGAAGAAGCTTTTCCCGAAGCTTTTCATCACATATCGAGTAGAAACACCAAATCCGTTTCTGCTCAGTAAGAGGGAAAACGTCATAGCTACTCGATTCTAAAAATTCCATCTTTTCAATCAACGAGTCGTTCAGAGTGAAAAGTTTTAAAAGCAATTTCAGAAGCATATCAGCCTCTTGCTTAGCAGTCatttttccaaaatcatcataaaGACGATTCCAAATAGCAAGTCCATAAAGATTCTTCTCCGACACATGTTTGTGGATAAGATTATCAGGAAGCGTATTTCTCATTAACGCTCCAACAATACCATGATATTGGGAAAGAATCTTTGCTTCGACTCGGGGTTCTAAACCAATAATATCAGCAATTTCCTTAAACCTATTGTTAAGGAACATGTCTAAGTCACAATTGAATTCATACAgttgattcaaaatcataGTAGATCATTCATAGTAGTTAGTAGCACCAGCTAACTTACTCAATTCAGGAAAGAGCGGCTCATAACCTCTTGAAGTAATCTTTCTAAAGGTGAAGTCCTATCagtattcatttttaatttttcaaatttttaaacAGTATAATCagtattataatatataatttactaaATCTCCAAATACTATATAATAAGCTCTTCAATCCATCTTTAAGGTTTGTAACCCACTTATTAACCCACTTGGCTTAAactagaaatatttaagaagTGCAATCCATTTGTTAACTTGAATaggaatttaatatatttttgcaaCCAGATTACATTTTCTCAAATTAATCGCATGctcattaaaaatatgcAATATGAATTTAAGTCTCgttaaaatatttctttatctcCCCTTAATCCTAATATTCGTCATACCAGCTAACCCACGTAACacgaattattatcttcatgAACCGGAATTGGAAGTGTCAATggtatattcaattgtttgaagAGCTGAGCCATCCACATGGCTTCTTTAATAGCTTCTGTCAAAGCAAGATACTCAGCTTCAGTGGTTGACAAAGCCACCGTAGGTTGTTTCTTGCTTTTCCACGAAATTGGAGCTCCTCCATATTGCACAATATACCCTGTAATTGATTTCCTATCACTAGAGTCACTTCCCCAGTCACTGTCGCAATAAATCAGCAATTTATTATCTCCATTATAATGGTGACCCGTGTCTTGGGTTCCTTTCAAATATCTAAGCACATGCTTAGCACATTTCATGTGTTTCTCAGTAGGCTGGACAAATACCTACTGAGCATTCCTACTGCGTAACTAATATCGGTTCTCACAGTGgtagatgcaaataatagctTTCCAACCAAAGATCGATAGCTACTTGCATCGCATTCAGACGAATCTATCAGTTTTGTGTAAATCCTGACCAACTAATGACGGAGTTGCAACAGGATTAGCATCACTcatattaaattcttctaGCACTTTACCAATGTAGTCATTGAGGCAGATACTGATTCCATCTGCTCTCTGCTCAATATTGATGCCTAGAAACTTCTTTACAATTCCTAAATCcttcattttgaatctCAGCGAAAGAAGCTTCTTCactttttcaatctcaATACTATTCTTTCCTGAGATGAGGATATCATCCACGTACAATTCtagaattatattatcCTTAATATATAATCCTAGTTCACTCTCAATCGTTTTGAATCCATGTTCAGtgagaaatttcattatcgtAGTATTCCAACATATTGGAGCCTGTTTTAATCCGTACAACGATTTGTTTAACTTACATACTTTATCTGATTCAGCTTCTTCAATGAATCCTACAGGCTGTTTCATATAAAGTGTTTCTTCTACAGTACCGTTCAAAAATGCGGTGTCTACATCCATCTGGTGAATCACTCTCTGATCAACAGCACTAAATGCTAGAAGTAGCTTCACAGACTCATATCTAATCACAGGACTGAACGGGCTAGATGAGGCGACTAGACTAGATGAGGTTGTAACCGAACTAGATGTGACAACTGGACTAGATGAGCCAGTAGTTGAACTCGACGAAGTTGTAAGTGAACTAGATGAGACAACTGAACTAGATGAAGCCACTGGGCTAGATGAAGCCACTGGACTAAACGAAGTTGTTCATTATTACTTCAACTGAACTGATTGGACTTTGTCGTAAGTCAATTACATGTCATTTACTGAATGAATGTCATTATATCTAACTGAACTGATAGTAATTAAACTTATCATTGAGTTATTTATATTAGTATGTAATCCTCTACTGAGAATTAACTTGTTCCATCTGTGACTACTGTTTCACAGAGATATCTAGTTTACCACTCGACTTGACCCTCTACACATGCTTCTACACCATTCATGagttatattaatattagcTATTATCTTGTAACATAACTACTGTATTCAATACGAAATTTCGCTCACCGAATATACTGCTCACCCGTTAAAGCATTCACCATCTATACCACCGTAAGAGTTAAGGTATACTTCTCCTACCCAAGCGGAATCCTGCTTTCTATTACTACTCATACCGCCTGCCAAGCAATACTTCGAAGCTGCAGCATAACACCTAGCATCATTAGTACATGGTTGCACATGCTCTACGTTTGAATTATCACCTTGCATTGCTTGAGCACCATGCTTGAATTCGTCCCACAGCCACCAGTCATTGACATAACCACCATTAAAACCCCAGTCATTATATGAAGCCCAATCACCTCCATCACGCTTATGTAATGACGTGCTATTCGCATCTAACCATACATTCCTGGAGCTACGACAATAGTCGCTAGTACCACATCTTTTCCATGTTTCTATAGCGTCTTCAAGCGCATTAATTTCTGCAACAACTGATTTATTATGGTCATGCAGCTCTACATAAAAAGTATAAGCCATGTGTACCATTTCAGTGTCATTCATATGTATCAAACTTTTCACATCAATACCATGGTCAAGATACTCATCACGCTTGTTAAAATGATTACTGCCTATAGGCGTCCCATTGACGATAAACATATCGTCAAATAACGGAAACACTCCTGCTGTACCAAATACTTCTTCGAAAGCGCCTATGAATCTCTTATCATTAGCACTGCCTGAACCATTATCAAATTGCCATCCACCATTCGCGCGGTGAGCTTGCATCAACAGTCCGGCGTATGAAACAAGCGCTGCTATGCCAAGTGACCATGCACACACTGATATTCTCAAAACCATAGCCTCAGGCACTACTATACCAAAATAATCTAAGAATGATGGGGAGCAGCTCACGATAAGCGTTGAGAATACATTTACAGATACACTAGCAAACATTGTGATTGCTCCATCTACTGCATCTTGCCTCCAACCCCTTTTATCTAAAGACATATATCGTTCCATATTCTTTGAAGGGTATAGgttttcattattactaaCACCTGATTCTACATTAACTAAATCAGTATTATAACTTTCAGTTAACATGTCAACCAGCAGATTGGAAACTAGTGATGTTTCCGGCTCTGAAAAAATActtataataaatataaagattAACATAAGCATCAAAGTTAACATTAAGCCACAGACAATTACTATCATACTCTTTTCTACAACTGCCTTATAGTCTCTTGTGGTTAATTCTTTACTATAATTTCTCTCTACCTCTGCATCATCCCCGTTGTTATCTACTAACCCTTCTTCTAAATGCTTTCTATTATAGGTTAATACCATTTAAGTTAAATACTATATTTCTGTGTCTTACTTGCTCCACGCTTCTGTACACTGATTGATATTCATAATATAAAAGAgtaaaaattttattcagAATTAGAGAAATATTACCCGGATATACTCTCAACTCAACCCTAGACTTCCTAATCAGACAAGTTATACGCTAAGTAGATTTGCAAATCTAATATAGAAactttaaaatttcaagttaAAATGAATTCGATAGCAGAAGAAGcatgaaaaatttagtatcaatattgaatttttgtaattttgaGATAACTGGattacaataatataagaatgaaaaaaaaaaatattgtaGTATTTTTCTAGTTAACTTCATAGATTTGGAATAAGAATTAAAGTGGTTTTATATGCGCAATATAAGGGCCCAATCAAAATTAGAATGTATACCTGAATCTGATAGCATGAGGACATGGTTAGTCTTGTAGTAAAGCATTGTTTATGAATGAAGCAGTATGCTGGGCGAAACTTCATAGATTAGTAGcaaacaaataattcacTTGAATAagattatatattctaGGTTTTATAGATAGTCCTCTATTTCTCAGGCCTTAAATCCGATCTTCTAGGAGCCTCTAATGGATGTAATTGACTGAGGAAGGTGATCGCCCACATTAAGTAGCACATTGATAACCCCAATATAACTGACGATCTCCAAACAGTTGTGTTCTCTTTTGGAGCAAATA
This is a stretch of genomic DNA from Debaryomyces hansenii CBS767 chromosome G complete sequence. It encodes these proteins:
- a CDS encoding DEHA2G11682p (highly similar to uniprot|Q3E7B6 Saccharomyces cerevisiae YCL005W-A VMA9 Vacuolar H ATPase subunit e of the V0 (membrane) sector essential for vacuolar acidification), which gives rise to MSGYTVIIAFIITAALSTLAWIFAPKENTTVWRSSVILGLSMCYLMWAITFLSQLHPLEAPRRSDLRPEK
- a CDS encoding DEHA2G11660p (no similarity), producing the protein MVLTYNRKHLEEGLVDNNGDDAEVERNYSKELTTRDYKAVVEKSMIVIVCGLMLTLMLMLIFIFIISIFSEPETSLVSNSSVDMLTESYNTDLVNVESGVSNNENLYPSKNMERYMSLDKRGWRQDAVDGAITMFASVSVNVFSTLIVSCSPSFLDYFGIVVPEAMVLRISVCAWSLGIAALVSYAGSLMQAHRANGGWQFDNGSGSANDKRFIGAFEEVFGTAGVFPLFDDMFIVNGTPIGSNHFNKRDEYLDHGIDVKSLIHMNDTEMVHMAYTFYVESHDHNKSVVAEINALEDAIETWKRCGTSDYCRSSRNVWLDANSTSLHKRDGGDWASYNDWGFNGGYVNDWWSWDEFKHGAQAMQGDNSNVEHVQPCTNDARCYAAASKYCLAGGMSSNRKQDSAWVGEVYLNSYGGIDGECFNG